The following proteins are encoded in a genomic region of Vibrio tasmaniensis:
- a CDS encoding YfcC family protein, translating to MTTQTIPSETKKGGFFANFKFPSAYTILFILIALVALLTWIVPAGQYDRAMNEELGREVPVTGTYQAVEGNPQGVIDVLLAPIDGFYDHNSYEAAAIDVSLFILIIGGFLGLVTKTGAIDAGIERVTARLEGREELMIPILMALFAAGGTVYGMAEESLPFYTLLVPVMMAARFDPLVAAATVLLGAGIGVLGSTINPFATVIAANASGIPFTDGIALRIGMLIIGWGICVAYVMRYARMVQADPTTSIVYDKYEENKAHFLGNASGEKLEFTATRKLILAIFGGSFAVMIYGVSVAGWWMAEISAMFLAATIIVGIVSRMSEEEFTTSFIDGARDLLGVALIIGIARGIVVVMDRGMITDTILFSAEQMVTGLSSVVFINVMFFLEILLSFLVPSTSGLAVLTMPIMAPLADFAGVGRDLVITAYQSASGLVNLITPTSAVVMGGLAIARVPYVRWVKWVMPLIGILMVFCIVVLSIGALI from the coding sequence ATGACAACTCAAACGATACCAAGCGAAACAAAAAAGGGCGGCTTCTTTGCCAATTTTAAATTCCCTTCTGCTTACACCATTTTATTTATTCTTATTGCGCTCGTAGCGCTCCTTACCTGGATTGTTCCTGCAGGCCAGTACGACCGTGCAATGAACGAAGAACTCGGTCGAGAAGTTCCCGTAACAGGAACCTACCAAGCGGTAGAAGGTAATCCTCAAGGCGTAATTGACGTACTGCTTGCGCCTATTGACGGCTTCTACGATCACAATAGTTATGAAGCTGCAGCAATCGACGTTTCACTGTTCATTTTAATCATTGGTGGCTTCTTAGGACTAGTAACCAAAACGGGTGCCATTGATGCTGGTATCGAACGCGTTACCGCCCGCTTAGAAGGGCGAGAAGAGTTGATGATACCAATACTGATGGCACTGTTTGCCGCTGGCGGTACCGTCTACGGCATGGCGGAAGAATCACTGCCATTCTATACATTACTAGTACCTGTAATGATGGCTGCTCGCTTTGACCCTCTAGTTGCGGCTGCGACGGTATTGCTTGGCGCAGGGATTGGGGTGCTAGGTTCAACCATTAACCCATTCGCGACCGTTATTGCTGCCAACGCCTCTGGTATTCCATTTACCGACGGTATCGCGCTGCGTATTGGAATGCTGATTATTGGTTGGGGTATCTGTGTCGCCTACGTCATGCGCTACGCAAGAATGGTACAAGCCGATCCAACAACATCGATTGTTTACGATAAGTACGAAGAGAACAAAGCGCACTTCCTTGGCAACGCAAGTGGTGAAAAACTGGAGTTCACCGCGACTCGCAAACTGATCCTGGCCATTTTTGGTGGCTCATTCGCTGTGATGATTTACGGTGTATCTGTTGCTGGATGGTGGATGGCAGAGATCTCCGCGATGTTCTTAGCAGCGACTATTATTGTCGGTATAGTGTCTCGTATGAGCGAGGAAGAGTTCACAACTAGCTTCATAGACGGTGCTCGAGACCTACTGGGCGTTGCGCTTATCATAGGTATAGCACGTGGTATCGTAGTCGTAATGGACCGCGGTATGATCACCGACACAATTCTTTTCTCGGCAGAACAAATGGTGACTGGCCTTTCTTCAGTTGTCTTCATTAACGTGATGTTCTTCTTAGAAATTCTACTGTCATTCTTAGTACCTTCGACCTCTGGCCTGGCAGTACTGACTATGCCAATCATGGCTCCATTAGCCGATTTTGCAGGCGTAGGTCGTGACCTTGTTATCACCGCTTACCAATCTGCATCTGGCTTGGTCAACTTAATCACTCCAACCTCTGCAGTGGTAATGGGCGGCTTGGCGATTGCTCGTGTCCCTTACGTGCGCTGGGTTAAATGGGTGATGCCATTGATCGGAATCTTGATGGTGTTCTGCATCGTTGTACTAAGTATTGGTGCGCTTATCTAA